The Urbifossiella limnaea genome has a window encoding:
- a CDS encoding aldo/keto reductase, whose protein sequence is MEFRQLGRSGFKVPALTLGTGTFGGGNEFFKAWGDTDAKGAARLVDICLDAGLTMFDSADIYSNGLAEEVLGAAIKGRRDKVLISTKATFRFGDGPNDVGSSRFHLSRAVEGALRRLGTDYIDLFQLHGFDATTPVEETLATLDGLVKAGKVRYVGCSNFSGWHLMKSLAASDRYGWARYVAHQAYYSLVGRDYEWELMPLGLDQGVGCVVWSPLGWGRLTGKVRRGQPLPKTSRLNSQVSNEKRPPVADEHVYTVVDALDAVAAETGRTVPQVALNWLLRRPTVSTVVIGARDEAQLRDNLGAVGWALTPEQVAKLDAASATTPAYPYWHQRGFAERNPPPV, encoded by the coding sequence ATGGAGTTCCGCCAGCTCGGCCGGTCGGGGTTCAAGGTGCCGGCCCTCACGCTCGGCACCGGTACGTTCGGCGGCGGCAACGAGTTCTTCAAGGCGTGGGGCGACACCGACGCGAAGGGCGCCGCCCGCCTCGTCGACATCTGCCTCGACGCCGGCTTGACCATGTTCGACTCGGCCGACATCTACTCGAACGGGCTGGCCGAGGAGGTGCTCGGGGCGGCCATCAAGGGCCGTCGGGACAAGGTGCTGATCTCCACCAAGGCCACGTTCCGCTTCGGCGACGGGCCGAACGACGTGGGCTCGTCGCGGTTCCACCTGTCCCGCGCTGTCGAGGGCGCCCTGCGGCGGCTCGGCACCGATTACATCGACCTGTTCCAGCTCCACGGGTTCGACGCGACTACCCCGGTGGAAGAGACGCTGGCCACGCTCGACGGGCTGGTGAAGGCCGGGAAGGTGCGCTACGTCGGGTGCTCGAACTTCTCCGGCTGGCACCTGATGAAGTCGCTCGCCGCGTCCGACCGGTACGGGTGGGCGCGGTACGTCGCCCACCAGGCGTACTACTCGCTGGTGGGCCGCGATTACGAGTGGGAGCTGATGCCGCTCGGGCTCGACCAGGGCGTCGGGTGTGTGGTGTGGAGCCCGCTCGGGTGGGGCCGCCTCACCGGCAAGGTCCGCCGCGGCCAGCCGCTCCCGAAGACCAGCCGGCTGAACTCGCAGGTGAGCAACGAGAAGCGGCCGCCGGTCGCGGACGAGCACGTCTACACGGTCGTGGACGCCCTCGACGCGGTCGCGGCCGAGACCGGCCGGACGGTGCCGCAGGTCGCCCTCAACTGGTTGCTGCGCCGGCCGACCGTCTCGACGGTCGTCATCGGGGCGCGCGACGAGGCGCAGCTCCGCGACAACCTCGGGGCAGTCGGCTGGGCGCTGACGCCGGAGCAGGTGGCGAAGCTGGACGCGGCCAGCGCGACGACGCCGGCGTACCCGTACTGGCACCAGCGCGGGTTCGCCGAGCGGAACCCGCCCCCGGTGTAG
- a CDS encoding alpha/beta hydrolase family protein — MLQPFRPAAVVAVFLAAAGALRSADDVPFVARHDKSEQRYVVVTPKGFDPKRANTAVVALHGHGSDRWQFVTQDRGECKGTRDVAAAHGFLLVCPDYRAKTSWMGPAAEADVLQILDELKAKYGVRRVVVAGGSMGGTAALAFAALHPDRVAGCVSLNGTANVVEYEGFGDAIAAAYGGTRKERPEVYRSRSAELHADRLTMPVAMTTGGKDAVVPPASCLRLAEKLKALGRPVTLIHRPDGGHATTYADTVEALTAVIDRLPKGENRPGR, encoded by the coding sequence ATGTTGCAACCGTTCCGGCCCGCCGCGGTCGTCGCCGTGTTCCTGGCCGCGGCCGGCGCGCTCCGGTCGGCGGACGACGTGCCGTTCGTCGCCCGCCACGACAAGTCCGAGCAGCGGTACGTGGTGGTGACGCCGAAGGGCTTCGACCCGAAGCGGGCCAACACCGCCGTCGTCGCCCTTCACGGCCACGGCTCCGACCGCTGGCAGTTCGTGACGCAGGACCGGGGCGAGTGCAAGGGGACGCGCGACGTCGCCGCGGCGCACGGGTTCCTCCTGGTCTGCCCCGACTACCGGGCGAAGACCTCGTGGATGGGGCCGGCGGCCGAGGCCGACGTGTTGCAGATCCTGGACGAGTTGAAGGCGAAGTACGGGGTGCGGCGGGTGGTCGTGGCAGGCGGGTCGATGGGCGGGACGGCCGCCCTCGCGTTCGCCGCGCTGCACCCCGACCGGGTGGCCGGGTGCGTGTCGCTGAACGGCACCGCGAACGTGGTCGAGTACGAGGGCTTCGGGGACGCGATCGCGGCGGCGTACGGGGGCACCCGGAAGGAGCGGCCGGAGGTGTACCGCAGCCGCTCGGCCGAGCTGCACGCCGACCGGCTGACCATGCCCGTCGCCATGACCACCGGCGGGAAGGACGCCGTCGTTCCGCCCGCCAGCTGCCTGCGGCTCGCCGAGAAGCTGAAGGCGCTCGGCCGGCCGGTCACGCTCATCCACCGCCCCGACGGCGGCCACGCGACCACTTACGCCGACACCGTGGAGGCGCTGACCGCCGTGATCGACCGCCTGCCGAAGGGCGAGAACCGCCCGGGCCGGTGA
- a CDS encoding RNA polymerase sigma factor, which translates to MTEPSLNTLRLHDLVDRFRDGDRAAADALLKAVAGQLGRLAGRMIRNFPKVRAGADTADVVQGAMIRLTKALGDVRPNSTREFAGLAALQVRRELLDLARYYTTRLIGRPVQDPKTDDFGTGGGDGPAELELWARFHAAADALPAEEREAFGLLFYNGHTRAEAALLLGVSERTVYRWWAMACERLVEQLGGELPT; encoded by the coding sequence ATGACCGAACCGTCCCTCAACACCCTCCGGTTGCACGACCTCGTCGATCGCTTCCGCGACGGCGACCGGGCGGCGGCCGACGCGCTCCTCAAGGCCGTCGCCGGCCAGCTCGGTCGGCTCGCCGGGCGGATGATCCGCAACTTCCCGAAGGTCCGGGCCGGGGCCGACACCGCCGACGTGGTCCAGGGCGCGATGATCCGGCTGACGAAGGCGCTCGGCGACGTGCGCCCGAACTCCACCCGCGAGTTCGCCGGGCTGGCCGCCCTCCAGGTCCGGCGGGAACTCCTCGACCTGGCCCGCTACTACACCACCCGCCTGATCGGCCGCCCGGTGCAGGACCCGAAGACCGACGACTTCGGCACGGGCGGCGGCGACGGGCCGGCCGAGCTCGAACTCTGGGCGCGGTTCCACGCCGCCGCCGACGCCCTGCCGGCGGAGGAGCGCGAGGCGTTCGGCCTCCTGTTCTACAACGGCCACACCCGGGCCGAGGCCGCGCTGCTGCTCGGCGTGTCGGAGCGGACCGTGTACCGGTGGTGGGCGATGGCCTGCGAGCGGCTGGTCGAACAGCTCGGCGGCGAACTCCCCACCTGA
- a CDS encoding DUF1501 domain-containing protein — protein sequence MSRPLDRRAWMTLGGLHLGALAAAAGPNLAALLAADGAGPKPDGDFSVILFWANGGPSHLDTFDLKPDAPAEVRGPFKPVRTNTVGVQISEHLPRLAGLADKFALVRSLHHNRAEHSGGTHRFLTGYPSVAANLTDAEYPDVGSVVSKRLSGRDAGVPTFVANTKAYGSGPGYLGPAYAPFMPRPDPITSTGANAYDPVPLHLAADGRAGLSLDPEGTVTLRRRDDLRRSLDALPRALDDRAGPAAEFGRYQRRAVELLSGPRTRAAFDLSREDPRVLARYGDSDWGRDLLTARRLVEAGVRFVQCQANVRLRPGTGRITTWDDHSVNCDIFKAYEERMPLLDRAAAALIDDLYQRGLDRHVLFVFCGEFGRTPRIAYQDPSRRPGRDHWPRAMSVLLAGGGLRMGQAVGATNARGEEPTARAMDSNCLLATIYHRFGIDTAGQERDRAGRPIPILPECEPIAELVGR from the coding sequence ATGTCCCGCCCGCTCGACCGCCGCGCCTGGATGACGCTCGGGGGGCTTCACCTCGGCGCCCTCGCCGCCGCAGCCGGCCCGAACCTCGCGGCCCTGCTCGCCGCCGACGGGGCCGGCCCGAAGCCGGACGGCGACTTCTCCGTCATCCTGTTCTGGGCCAACGGCGGGCCGAGTCATCTCGACACGTTCGACCTCAAGCCGGACGCGCCGGCGGAGGTCCGCGGGCCGTTCAAGCCGGTCCGCACGAACACCGTCGGCGTGCAGATTTCCGAGCACCTGCCCCGGCTCGCGGGCCTGGCCGACAAGTTCGCCCTCGTCCGCAGCCTGCACCACAACCGGGCCGAGCACTCCGGCGGGACGCACCGCTTCCTGACCGGCTACCCGTCGGTCGCGGCGAACCTCACCGACGCCGAGTACCCGGACGTCGGCTCGGTCGTGTCCAAGAGGCTCTCCGGCCGCGACGCCGGGGTGCCGACGTTCGTTGCGAACACCAAGGCGTACGGCAGCGGCCCGGGCTACCTGGGGCCGGCGTACGCGCCGTTCATGCCCCGCCCGGACCCGATCACCTCGACCGGCGCGAACGCGTACGACCCGGTCCCGCTCCACCTCGCCGCCGACGGGCGGGCCGGGTTGAGCCTCGACCCGGAGGGGACGGTCACCCTGCGCCGGCGGGACGACTTGCGGCGGTCACTCGACGCGCTGCCCCGGGCGCTCGACGACCGCGCCGGGCCGGCGGCCGAGTTCGGCCGGTACCAGCGCCGGGCGGTCGAACTGCTGTCCGGTCCGCGGACGCGCGCCGCTTTCGACCTGAGCCGGGAAGACCCGCGGGTGCTCGCCCGGTACGGCGACTCGGACTGGGGGCGCGACCTGCTCACGGCCCGGCGGCTCGTCGAGGCCGGGGTGCGGTTCGTGCAGTGCCAGGCCAACGTCCGGCTGCGGCCCGGCACCGGGCGCATCACGACGTGGGACGACCACTCGGTGAACTGCGACATCTTCAAGGCGTACGAGGAGCGGATGCCGCTGCTGGACCGCGCCGCGGCCGCGCTGATCGACGACCTGTACCAGCGGGGCCTGGACCGGCACGTCCTGTTCGTCTTCTGCGGCGAGTTCGGCCGGACGCCCCGGATCGCGTACCAGGACCCGAGTCGCCGGCCCGGGCGCGACCACTGGCCCCGCGCCATGAGCGTTCTGCTCGCCGGCGGCGGGCTGCGGATGGGTCAGGCGGTCGGCGCGACCAACGCCCGCGGAGAAGAACCGACCGCCCGCGCGATGGACAGCAACTGCCTGCTGGCCACCATCTATCACCGGTTCGGGATCGACACGGCCGGCCAGGAACGCGACCGGGCCGGGCGGCCGATCCCCATCCTGCCCGAGTGCGAACCGATCGCCGAACTCGTGGGGCGCTGA
- a CDS encoding PVC-type heme-binding CxxCH protein, protein MYRLLLVPAALLLAFAVAADGQPFPVAGLPKLKPLEPAEAAKAFEARPGFRVDLAAAEPLVRSPVAMDFDENGRLYVAEFPEYNQYASPTPSKARGCVKLLEDTDGDGRFDRATVFAELDSPVAVACWAGGVFVGVVPDLWYLKDTDGDGKADVRRKVLTGFDRDKAGEAMLNSFRWGPDNRFHIATGLAGGNLKPADAPDAKAVLVRRQNIRFDPRTGGFEPTSGGGQHGLTLDDWGDTFVCDNSNPIEFLAYDAKYAARNPYVVAPSPVVDVNAAGRYPQLRRISPPEPWREARTRLRKDKLVPGSDEGGQPFGFFTGATGVTVYRGDAFPPEFRSNIFVGEVANNLVYRARLEPKGLGWSAVRADKDREFLASKDVWFRPVQFANAPDGCLYVVDMYREIIEGAAFLPPQLLALVDVAGGIDRGRVWRVAPDGFARPKPPQLGRATTAELVGLLAHPNGWHRDTAARLLYERQDRTAAPALRAVAEGSAWPVARMHALHALAGLGVLTAGEVVPALGDPDPRVRVHALRLAEGFGLSAGLSNKLQALAADPDPRVRYQLAFTLGAFRGETAETLLTALARRDAADPWVRLAVLCSVGDRGGAVFSRLLRDAGGRGAGTTEVLLALAAQTAAANRPDEVAEVVKGIDALPDAERALARQLVQAFASKLPPAARPRFAGLAAGKTGAILTDLLADAAKTAADEAATPAARAAAIRTLGLGSFADAKALLTAALAVRQPPAVQLAALEVLGRFDSPEVSAVVLAAWPGMSPPTRASAAETLLARAAWVTALLDAVEKGTVRPTDLDPARVQLLQQSADGPTRARAAKLFAGVGLARRAEVVAKYQRALDLPGDAVKGKAVFRETCAACHKLEGVGEAVGPDLASVKNRGSDAVLTNILDPNREVLPQYYSYLLVTDADVTLTGMIAAETANTVTIRKADGTSETVQRVNIASLRSTGLSAMPEGLEDKLGLQTAADLLAYLRSIR, encoded by the coding sequence GTGTACCGCCTCCTCCTTGTGCCGGCCGCACTGCTCCTCGCCTTCGCCGTCGCGGCCGACGGGCAGCCGTTCCCCGTCGCCGGTCTGCCGAAGCTGAAGCCGCTGGAGCCGGCCGAGGCGGCGAAGGCGTTCGAGGCGCGGCCGGGGTTCCGCGTCGACCTCGCCGCCGCGGAGCCGCTCGTCCGCTCGCCCGTGGCGATGGACTTCGACGAGAACGGCCGGCTCTACGTGGCCGAGTTCCCGGAGTACAACCAGTACGCGAGCCCGACCCCGTCGAAGGCCCGCGGCTGCGTCAAACTGCTCGAAGACACCGACGGCGACGGCCGGTTCGACCGGGCCACGGTGTTCGCCGAGCTCGACTCCCCGGTCGCGGTCGCGTGCTGGGCCGGCGGCGTGTTCGTCGGCGTGGTGCCGGACCTGTGGTACCTCAAGGACACCGACGGCGACGGCAAGGCGGACGTGCGGCGGAAGGTGCTGACCGGGTTCGACCGCGACAAGGCCGGCGAGGCGATGCTGAACTCGTTCCGGTGGGGGCCGGACAACCGCTTCCACATCGCCACCGGCCTCGCGGGAGGCAACCTGAAGCCGGCGGACGCCCCCGACGCGAAGGCCGTGCTGGTGCGCCGCCAGAACATCCGGTTCGACCCGCGGACGGGCGGGTTCGAGCCCACCAGCGGCGGCGGGCAGCACGGCCTGACGCTCGACGACTGGGGCGACACGTTCGTCTGCGACAACAGCAACCCGATCGAGTTCCTCGCCTACGACGCGAAGTACGCGGCCCGCAACCCCTACGTCGTGGCCCCGTCGCCGGTCGTGGACGTGAACGCCGCGGGGCGGTACCCGCAGCTGCGCCGCATCAGCCCGCCCGAGCCGTGGCGCGAGGCCCGCACGCGCCTCCGCAAGGACAAGCTGGTGCCGGGCTCCGACGAGGGCGGGCAGCCGTTCGGGTTCTTCACCGGCGCGACCGGGGTGACGGTCTACCGCGGCGACGCCTTCCCGCCCGAGTTCCGCAGCAACATCTTCGTCGGCGAGGTCGCGAACAACCTCGTCTACCGGGCGCGGCTCGAGCCGAAGGGGCTCGGCTGGTCGGCGGTGCGGGCGGACAAGGACCGCGAATTCCTGGCGTCGAAGGACGTGTGGTTCCGGCCCGTGCAGTTCGCCAACGCGCCGGACGGCTGCCTGTACGTGGTGGACATGTACCGCGAGATCATCGAGGGGGCGGCGTTCCTCCCGCCGCAACTGCTCGCGCTCGTGGACGTGGCCGGCGGCATCGACCGCGGCCGTGTGTGGCGCGTCGCCCCCGACGGGTTCGCGCGGCCGAAGCCCCCGCAGCTCGGGCGGGCAACGACCGCGGAGCTCGTCGGCCTGCTCGCCCACCCGAACGGCTGGCACCGCGACACCGCCGCCCGGCTGCTCTACGAGCGCCAGGACCGGACCGCCGCCCCGGCCCTTCGCGCAGTCGCGGAGGGATCGGCGTGGCCCGTCGCCCGCATGCACGCGCTTCACGCCCTCGCCGGCCTCGGCGTGCTGACGGCCGGCGAGGTGGTCCCCGCCCTCGGCGACCCCGACCCGCGGGTGCGGGTCCACGCCCTGCGGCTCGCGGAGGGGTTCGGCCTGTCCGCGGGGCTGTCGAACAAGTTGCAGGCACTCGCGGCCGACCCGGACCCGCGGGTGCGCTACCAGCTCGCGTTCACCCTCGGCGCGTTCCGCGGCGAGACGGCCGAGACGCTGCTCACGGCCCTCGCCCGCCGGGACGCCGCCGACCCGTGGGTCCGTCTCGCGGTCCTCTGCTCGGTCGGTGACCGCGGCGGGGCGGTCTTCTCCCGACTGCTCCGCGACGCGGGCGGCCGGGGCGCGGGGACGACGGAGGTGCTCCTCGCGCTCGCGGCCCAGACGGCCGCGGCCAACCGGCCGGACGAGGTCGCCGAGGTGGTGAAGGGGATCGACGCGCTGCCCGACGCCGAGCGGGCGCTCGCCCGCCAGCTGGTGCAGGCGTTCGCGTCGAAGCTGCCGCCGGCCGCCCGGCCGCGGTTCGCCGGACTCGCCGCCGGGAAGACCGGCGCGATCCTGACGGACCTGCTCGCCGACGCCGCGAAGACCGCGGCGGACGAGGCGGCCACGCCCGCCGCCCGGGCGGCGGCAATCCGCACGCTCGGGCTCGGCTCGTTCGCCGACGCGAAGGCGCTCCTGACCGCGGCGCTCGCCGTACGTCAGCCGCCGGCGGTGCAGCTCGCCGCGCTCGAGGTGCTGGGCCGCTTCGACTCGCCGGAGGTTTCCGCGGTCGTGCTGGCGGCGTGGCCGGGGATGAGCCCGCCGACCCGCGCCTCCGCCGCCGAAACGCTTCTCGCCCGCGCCGCGTGGGTGACCGCCCTCCTCGACGCGGTCGAGAAGGGGACCGTGCGGCCGACCGACCTCGACCCGGCCCGCGTCCAGCTGCTCCAGCAGTCGGCCGACGGGCCGACCCGCGCCCGGGCGGCGAAGCTGTTCGCCGGGGTCGGACTGGCGCGGCGCGCGGAGGTCGTCGCGAAGTACCAGCGGGCGCTCGATCTGCCGGGCGACGCGGTCAAGGGGAAGGCGGTGTTCCGGGAGACGTGCGCCGCGTGCCACAAGCTCGAAGGCGTGGGCGAGGCAGTCGGTCCGGACCTGGCGTCGGTCAAGAACCGCGGCTCGGACGCGGTGCTGACGAACATCCTCGACCCCAACCGGGAAGTGCTGCCGCAGTATTATTCGTACCTCCTCGTCACGGACGCCGACGTGACCCTCACCGGGATGATCGCCGCCGAGACGGCGAACACGGTCACGATCCGCAAGGCGGACGGGACGAGCGAGACGGTCCAGCGGGTGAACATCGCGTCGCTGCGGAGTACGGGGCTGTCGGCCATGCCCGAGGGGCTGGAGGACAAACTCGGCCTCCAGACGGCGGCCGACCTGCTCGCGTACCTCCGCTCGATCCGCTGA
- a CDS encoding tRNA-uridine aminocarboxypropyltransferase — protein sequence MTLDRDHSPCPACRQPRWLCVCTHAPRLTTRTPLLLVVHVHDYGRTSNTVRLLSLAVRGVAVIPHGVFPAAADPAPHVPAGTTPVVLFPGHGARPLTPELVAALPSPPALVVPDGNWKQASRMVKRLPLLAGAVKVALPDRAFAGPALRRSHAGHHMSTYEAVAQALGVLEGEQVAGALLDFYRRATDRMLLVRGKLRLGDVYGGLDEPLTPGAARPG from the coding sequence GTGACTCTCGACCGCGACCACAGCCCGTGCCCGGCTTGTCGCCAGCCACGCTGGTTGTGCGTCTGCACTCACGCCCCGCGGCTCACGACCCGCACCCCGCTCCTCCTCGTCGTCCACGTCCACGACTACGGCCGGACGAGCAACACGGTCCGCCTCCTCTCGCTGGCGGTCCGCGGCGTCGCGGTGATCCCCCACGGGGTGTTCCCCGCCGCGGCCGACCCGGCGCCCCACGTGCCGGCGGGCACAACCCCGGTCGTCCTCTTCCCCGGCCACGGGGCCAGGCCGCTGACGCCCGAGCTCGTCGCCGCCCTGCCATCGCCGCCGGCCCTCGTCGTGCCGGACGGCAACTGGAAGCAGGCGAGCCGCATGGTGAAGCGCCTGCCGCTCCTCGCCGGCGCCGTGAAGGTCGCGCTCCCGGACCGGGCCTTCGCCGGCCCCGCCCTACGCCGGAGCCACGCGGGGCACCACATGTCGACCTACGAGGCGGTGGCCCAGGCGCTCGGGGTGCTGGAGGGCGAGCAGGTCGCCGGTGCACTCCTCGACTTCTACCGGCGGGCGACGGACCGCATGCTGCTCGTCCGCGGCAAGCTCCGGCTCGGCGACGTGTACGGCGGCCTCGACGAGCCGCTCACGCCCGGCGCGGCCCGGCCCGGTTGA
- a CDS encoding serine/threonine-protein kinase, with product MTNNDGALDSLFHAWQWETDNGRDPTPAEICAARPDLVPALERRIAALRKMAELLVPMSDPTADTAVYGDPPAADESAPALPGYGPLEKIGHGGMGFVYKARNLALDRVEAIKTVRPGDFAGPRELARFQFEAEAAARLAHPNVVTVYGVGEAGGRPYLAMRWVDGTSLAARPPDPPRATAVLVAKVARAVHFAHEQGILHRDIKPGNILVDAAGEPFVADFGIARRLDPSATQTGQCNPVGTPAYMAPEQARCEPRLTVAADVWAVGAVLYERLTGRPPFGTDNPWAIFRRLQTETPTPPRELNPALDRDLEAVCMKCLEKDAADRYAGADELAADLERFARGEPVAARPPGFWDWVRQLARTRPEPHPHYSWPVTAWFGLVTLVVNGAVLGLIEAGGSAAAAWAVHVAAAAVLSLILWWYMLRRFRQLPPTERHSLIIGFGGIVGLVAVTIGYVPVSADAPARIILDTYPAQLVVAGFGTFVLGSTNWSRFFPIGLALIALVPFAVWYPQAGPYLYGVAAAALMWYWTYAKAVWFRGPVPG from the coding sequence GTGACCAACAACGACGGCGCACTCGACTCCCTCTTCCACGCCTGGCAATGGGAGACGGACAACGGCCGCGACCCGACGCCGGCGGAGATCTGCGCCGCCCGCCCCGACCTCGTCCCCGCACTGGAGCGCAGGATTGCGGCCCTCCGCAAGATGGCCGAGCTCCTCGTCCCGATGTCGGACCCCACGGCCGACACCGCCGTGTACGGCGACCCGCCGGCCGCCGACGAGTCGGCGCCGGCGCTGCCGGGGTACGGGCCGCTGGAGAAGATCGGCCACGGCGGCATGGGCTTCGTCTACAAGGCGCGGAACCTGGCGCTGGACCGGGTCGAGGCGATCAAGACCGTCCGCCCCGGCGACTTCGCCGGCCCGCGGGAGCTGGCACGATTCCAGTTCGAGGCCGAGGCCGCCGCCCGGCTGGCGCACCCGAACGTCGTCACCGTGTACGGCGTCGGCGAGGCCGGCGGCCGGCCGTACCTGGCGATGCGCTGGGTGGACGGGACGAGCCTGGCGGCGCGACCGCCCGACCCGCCGCGGGCGACGGCGGTGCTGGTGGCGAAGGTGGCCCGGGCCGTGCACTTCGCCCACGAGCAGGGGATCCTCCACCGCGACATCAAGCCGGGGAACATCCTGGTGGACGCGGCCGGGGAGCCGTTCGTCGCCGACTTCGGCATCGCCCGCCGGCTCGACCCGTCGGCCACCCAGACCGGCCAGTGCAACCCGGTCGGCACCCCGGCGTACATGGCCCCCGAGCAGGCGCGGTGCGAGCCGCGGCTGACCGTCGCGGCCGACGTGTGGGCGGTCGGGGCGGTGCTGTACGAGCGGCTGACGGGCCGCCCGCCGTTCGGCACCGACAACCCGTGGGCGATCTTCCGGCGGCTCCAGACCGAGACCCCGACCCCGCCCCGCGAGCTGAACCCGGCCTTGGACCGCGACCTGGAGGCGGTCTGCATGAAGTGCCTGGAGAAGGACGCGGCCGACCGGTACGCCGGGGCCGACGAGCTGGCCGCCGACCTGGAGCGGTTCGCCCGCGGGGAGCCGGTGGCCGCCCGCCCGCCGGGGTTCTGGGACTGGGTCCGCCAGCTCGCCCGCACTCGCCCCGAGCCGCACCCGCACTACTCCTGGCCGGTCACGGCGTGGTTCGGGCTCGTCACGCTGGTGGTGAACGGGGCGGTGCTCGGGCTGATCGAAGCCGGCGGGTCGGCGGCCGCGGCGTGGGCGGTCCACGTCGCGGCGGCGGCGGTACTGAGCCTGATCCTGTGGTGGTACATGCTCCGCCGCTTCCGCCAGCTGCCGCCGACGGAGAGGCATTCCCTCATCATCGGGTTCGGGGGGATCGTCGGCCTTGTGGCCGTCACCATCGGGTACGTCCCGGTGTCGGCCGATGCACCGGCCCGAATCATACTGGACACGTACCCGGCCCAGCTGGTCGTGGCGGGGTTCGGCACGTTCGTCCTCGGCTCGACCAACTGGAGCCGGTTCTTCCCGATCGGGCTGGCGTTAATCGCCCTGGTCCCGTTCGCCGTGTGGTACCCGCAAGCCGGCCCGTACTTGTACGGGGTCGCGGCCGCAGCGCTGATGTGGTACTGGACCTACGCCAAGGCGGTGTGGTTCCGCGGCCCCGTGCCGGGTTGA
- a CDS encoding FAD-dependent oxidoreductase codes for MPAPARLGDHAVVIGGSVAGLLAARVLAAHYRRVTILERDRLPAGADARKGTPQARHIHVLLTAGRRVIERLYPGFVADLVAAGAEDYDAAGDVEWYSPAGPATTRFRSGLRFLGATRDLLEWGVRTRTLAHPGIEVRDGVSVAAYRLDPTGRRVVGVVLDRREGPGLPAEGLAADLVVDASGRGSRTPQLLESLGFPRPRETVVNGFLGYASRLVKRPAGWTDWSALHVQAAPPHRRRGGVIAPVEGGRWVVTLAGGGKDYPPTDDAGFREFARSLPDPRFAAAVEAAEPLSPIVGTKTSENRVRYYEEVTRRPEGLVVTGDAACAFNPVYGQGMSAAAVGAEVLDGCLRAARPGVVGLAARFQRRLAKANARPWLLATGEDYRFAEAEGPPPGLVVRLAHRYLDRVTALAARDPAVRRRFVEVVHLVRSPLSFLTPSMVARTVLAGRARATPVLDRPALRHR; via the coding sequence ATGCCCGCCCCCGCCCGCCTCGGAGACCACGCCGTCGTCATCGGCGGCAGCGTCGCCGGCCTGCTCGCCGCCCGCGTGCTCGCCGCCCACTACCGCCGCGTGACGATCCTGGAACGCGACCGACTGCCGGCCGGCGCCGACGCCCGCAAGGGAACCCCGCAGGCCCGGCACATCCACGTTCTGCTCACCGCCGGCCGGCGGGTGATCGAGCGCCTGTACCCCGGGTTCGTCGCCGACCTCGTCGCGGCCGGGGCGGAGGACTACGACGCGGCCGGCGACGTGGAGTGGTACTCGCCGGCCGGGCCGGCCACGACGCGATTCCGGTCCGGCCTGCGGTTTCTCGGGGCGACCCGCGATCTGCTCGAATGGGGCGTCCGCACCCGCACCCTGGCCCACCCCGGCATCGAAGTTCGCGACGGCGTGTCGGTCGCCGCGTACCGGCTCGACCCGACCGGCCGGCGCGTCGTCGGGGTGGTTCTGGACCGGCGCGAGGGCCCCGGCCTCCCGGCGGAGGGCCTGGCCGCGGACCTGGTCGTGGACGCGTCCGGCCGCGGCTCGCGGACGCCGCAGTTGCTCGAATCGCTCGGCTTTCCCCGCCCGCGGGAGACGGTGGTCAACGGGTTCCTCGGCTACGCCAGCCGGTTGGTCAAGCGCCCGGCCGGGTGGACCGACTGGTCGGCGCTGCACGTCCAGGCCGCGCCGCCGCACCGCCGCCGCGGCGGGGTGATCGCCCCGGTCGAGGGCGGGCGGTGGGTGGTGACCCTGGCCGGCGGCGGGAAGGACTACCCGCCGACCGACGACGCCGGGTTCCGGGAGTTCGCCCGGAGCCTCCCCGACCCGCGGTTCGCGGCGGCGGTCGAGGCGGCCGAGCCGCTGTCACCGATCGTCGGGACGAAGACGAGTGAGAACCGCGTCCGGTACTACGAAGAAGTGACGCGCCGGCCGGAGGGGCTGGTGGTGACGGGGGACGCGGCCTGCGCGTTCAACCCCGTGTACGGGCAGGGGATGTCGGCGGCAGCGGTCGGGGCGGAGGTGCTCGACGGGTGTCTGCGTGCGGCCCGTCCGGGGGTCGTGGGACTGGCGGCCCGGTTCCAGCGCCGGCTCGCGAAGGCGAACGCCCGGCCGTGGCTGCTGGCGACCGGGGAGGACTACCGGTTCGCCGAGGCCGAGGGGCCGCCGCCCGGCCTGGTGGTGCGGCTGGCTCACCGGTACCTCGACCGGGTGACCGCCCTCGCGGCGCGCGACCCCGCCGTCCGGCGTCGGTTCGTGGAGGTCGTCCACCTGGTCCGCAGTCCGCTGAGTTTTCTCACCCCGAGCATGGTCGCTCGTACCGTGCTCGCCGGCCGCGCCCGAGCAACACCGGTCCTGGATCGTCCCGCGTTGCGACACCGGTGA